Proteins from one Pontibacter korlensis genomic window:
- a CDS encoding alpha/beta hydrolase family protein, which yields MIKKLVVYILLLGTLLSHTSCDKEATAAAPSVADAPVEDTPTVAPPKEKDFYVSSELLLSVPKEMLQQLVSSKSFGTYSSDIKYGVSIYKMVYTTTYLNREIKASGLVCVPQNMTTPAPVISAQHGTNFAHRDAPSNFEGISGFELFASAGYVMLIPDYIGFGESKDILHPYYNQKYSALAVVDMIKAAKTLYKEIDLTVNDKLFLVGYSEGGYVTLSAQKEIETNPEHGLRVTASAAGAGGYDLMDMLGHVKSGAPYSYPAYLAYVLQSYNNSYQWNRPMTEFFQEPYATKMPSLFDGSKSGSAINRELTTDPKKLFSPTFYADLQNEQKELPLKKALLDNSFYDWVPQSPTRLYHGTTDNVVPYSNSKQTYDRFMQKGAKQLEFFTIEGEGHGSAFEPMLQSVIPWIKQF from the coding sequence GTGATTAAGAAATTAGTTGTTTATATTTTACTACTCGGCACTTTGCTGAGCCATACTTCCTGCGATAAAGAAGCTACAGCCGCTGCACCCTCTGTTGCAGACGCCCCTGTTGAAGATACTCCAACCGTAGCACCTCCCAAGGAGAAAGACTTTTATGTATCCTCTGAGCTACTGTTAAGCGTGCCGAAGGAAATGCTGCAGCAGTTAGTTTCTTCTAAAAGCTTCGGCACCTATAGCAGTGACATAAAGTATGGCGTGTCGATTTACAAGATGGTTTATACTACCACTTACCTGAACCGTGAGATCAAAGCATCCGGCCTGGTTTGCGTGCCACAGAATATGACCACACCAGCCCCTGTTATCAGTGCCCAGCACGGAACAAACTTTGCCCATCGCGATGCTCCTTCCAACTTCGAAGGCATTTCAGGTTTTGAACTGTTTGCCTCTGCCGGTTACGTAATGCTGATTCCGGACTACATCGGCTTTGGTGAGTCTAAGGATATCCTGCACCCATACTACAACCAGAAGTACTCTGCTCTGGCAGTGGTAGACATGATCAAAGCAGCTAAGACACTGTACAAAGAGATCGACCTTACTGTAAATGATAAGCTCTTCCTGGTTGGATACTCGGAGGGTGGTTACGTAACGCTTTCTGCGCAAAAAGAGATTGAGACTAATCCGGAGCATGGCCTGAGGGTAACAGCCTCTGCAGCCGGCGCAGGTGGCTACGACCTGATGGATATGCTGGGCCATGTAAAGTCGGGAGCGCCTTACTCCTACCCTGCTTACCTGGCTTATGTACTGCAGTCCTATAACAACAGCTACCAGTGGAACCGCCCTATGACAGAGTTCTTCCAGGAGCCGTACGCTACTAAAATGCCATCCTTGTTCGACGGCAGCAAGAGTGGAAGCGCTATCAACAGAGAGCTAACCACTGACCCTAAAAAGCTCTTCAGCCCGACTTTTTATGCTGACCTTCAGAATGAGCAGAAGGAACTGCCGCTAAAAAAAGCGTTGCTGGACAACAGTTTCTACGATTGGGTACCACAGAGCCCAACCCGCCTCTACCATGGCACCACCGATAATGTTGTACCATACAGTAACTCCAAACAGACTTATGATAGGTTTATGCAGAAAGGAGCAAAACAGCTAGAGTTCTTCACGATAGAAGGCGAAGGCCATGGCTCAGCTTTCGAACCAATGCTGCAGTCTGTAATACCTTGGATAAAGCAATTCTAG
- a CDS encoding sulfite exporter TauE/SafE family protein — protein sequence MEEIICLCLFAFMAGFIDSVVGGGGLIQVPALLIFLPGVPLPTVFGTGKFAGIAGTTAAMVKYVRSVKINYLAILPAALAAFVCSFLGARALSHLDASLLKPLMLVLLVLVAVYTFIRKDFGSLHAPKLTESKERFYGLLIGAAIGFYDGFFGPGTGSFLIFIFIGIFGFNFLAASAASKVVNVATNLSALLYFAWNGHVLYEVAVPMAVCSILGSQLGTRTALKRGVGFVRVLFLVVVTGIILKFAYDTYGTGGSDLAKAASSVQQLFGRKG from the coding sequence GTGGAAGAAATTATTTGCCTGTGCCTGTTTGCCTTTATGGCGGGCTTTATAGATTCAGTGGTGGGAGGAGGCGGATTGATACAGGTTCCGGCCCTACTTATCTTTTTACCGGGTGTTCCGTTGCCCACGGTGTTTGGTACAGGCAAGTTTGCTGGTATAGCGGGCACCACTGCTGCTATGGTTAAGTATGTGCGCAGTGTTAAGATCAACTACCTGGCTATACTTCCGGCAGCACTAGCAGCATTTGTGTGCTCGTTTCTGGGAGCGCGTGCTCTTAGCCACCTCGACGCCAGCTTGTTAAAGCCGCTTATGCTGGTGCTGTTGGTTTTAGTGGCGGTTTATACTTTCATCAGAAAAGATTTTGGTTCTCTGCATGCGCCAAAGCTTACGGAGTCCAAAGAGCGCTTCTACGGCTTGTTGATTGGTGCAGCCATAGGTTTCTACGATGGGTTCTTCGGACCTGGAACAGGCAGCTTCCTCATTTTTATCTTTATAGGCATATTCGGGTTTAACTTCTTGGCAGCATCGGCAGCCTCTAAAGTGGTGAATGTGGCAACTAACCTGTCGGCCTTGCTATACTTTGCTTGGAACGGGCATGTGCTTTACGAGGTGGCTGTGCCAATGGCGGTGTGCAGTATACTGGGCTCTCAGTTGGGTACGCGTACGGCGCTGAAGCGTGGTGTTGGCTTTGTGCGGGTGCTGTTCCTGGTAGTGGTAACGGGCATTATCCTCAAGTTTGCCTACGATACCTATGGCACTGGAGGCAGCGATCTTGCCAAAGCTGCCTCCTCGGTGCAGCAGTTGTTCGGCAGAAAAGGGTGA
- a CDS encoding DUF2059 domain-containing protein, with protein sequence MKKLYTLLFVLLIACTSGFAQDNAKTKDIRELLRLTKAGELGMQAIKTSMESARRTNTSVPAEFWDEYEKNFTVESLVNLTVPIYDKHFTHQEIKDLIALYSTPLGQKLLDKMPVIMQESMLKGQQYGQEVATRVIQKMQAEGKLPQN encoded by the coding sequence ATGAAAAAACTTTACACTTTACTATTTGTGCTGCTCATAGCATGCACATCCGGTTTTGCGCAGGATAACGCAAAAACCAAAGACATCAGAGAGTTACTCCGTTTAACAAAGGCGGGCGAATTAGGTATGCAGGCCATTAAAACCAGTATGGAGTCTGCACGCAGAACAAACACATCTGTTCCCGCTGAATTTTGGGATGAGTACGAAAAAAACTTTACAGTTGAAAGCCTTGTAAACCTGACAGTGCCAATCTATGATAAGCACTTCACACACCAGGAGATAAAAGATCTGATCGCTTTATACAGCACACCACTGGGTCAGAAGCTTTTAGATAAAATGCCCGTCATCATGCAAGAATCAATGTTGAAGGGGCAGCAGTACGGGCAGGAAGTTGCCACGCGTGTTATTCAGAAAATGCAGGCAGAAGGAAAGCTTCCTCAGAATTAA
- a CDS encoding TolC family protein — MRITIYIRLLLVFLAFSAPALHHTKAQGQDSVEVLTLQEFHRIILQHHPIASQAALLSEQAKQELRIARGTLDPVISSKVYRKEFGGKEYYNIWSNTLLVPLWFGPELKAGFDKNQGSYLNPEDYTPSEGLSSVGISVPLGQGLFIDERRATIRQARLMQDIAEADRVKLINKLLLQATKDYWDWLLYYRQVQLYQESVELADFRLKAVRSRVQEGDLAAIDTVEALTEVQTRQVLLQEAQVGYNNARLMVATHLWAENQTPLELQEHTIPALAGSEIVSLPQEELQQLLETAKANHPDLRKISLKGEQLRIEQRFAADKLKPKLNAEYNLLQKDFYMNPEAVDRKFMGENYKLGLSFSLPLFLRQERGKLQLTKVKQQANSLELTQVAREVENGILAAYNEWLALEEQIRLQQQMVENATILRNGEVVRFQNGESSLFLVNSREMKLMEAQVKLFNLRTKYAKARTFLYWSAGSIEVN, encoded by the coding sequence ATGCGCATTACAATTTACATAAGATTACTTCTTGTTTTCTTAGCTTTTTCCGCACCTGCCTTACATCATACTAAAGCGCAGGGGCAGGACTCAGTTGAGGTGCTTACGCTGCAGGAGTTCCACCGCATTATTCTGCAGCACCACCCCATAGCCTCACAGGCGGCTTTGTTGTCGGAGCAGGCCAAACAGGAACTACGAATTGCCCGAGGCACCCTCGATCCTGTCATCTCCAGCAAGGTATACCGCAAGGAGTTTGGCGGCAAGGAGTACTATAATATATGGAGCAATACCTTACTTGTACCCTTGTGGTTTGGACCAGAGCTAAAAGCTGGCTTTGACAAGAACCAAGGCTCCTACCTGAACCCTGAAGATTACACTCCCTCCGAAGGATTAAGCTCGGTGGGCATTTCCGTGCCACTGGGGCAAGGCCTATTCATAGATGAACGCCGTGCCACTATCCGGCAAGCACGCCTGATGCAGGATATTGCCGAGGCAGACAGAGTGAAGCTTATCAACAAATTACTGTTGCAGGCTACCAAAGACTATTGGGACTGGCTGCTGTACTACCGACAGGTACAGCTGTACCAGGAATCGGTGGAGCTGGCTGATTTCAGGTTGAAAGCTGTACGTTCACGAGTACAGGAGGGCGACTTAGCAGCCATTGATACAGTAGAGGCCTTAACAGAAGTACAAACACGGCAAGTATTGCTACAGGAGGCACAGGTAGGTTACAATAATGCTCGCCTGATGGTAGCCACACACTTGTGGGCTGAGAACCAAACCCCGCTAGAGCTTCAGGAGCATACTATACCCGCCCTCGCAGGCAGCGAAATAGTATCGTTACCACAGGAGGAGCTGCAGCAGCTATTAGAAACAGCCAAAGCAAACCACCCAGACCTGCGCAAGATAAGCCTGAAAGGTGAGCAGCTACGCATTGAGCAGCGCTTTGCCGCGGATAAGCTAAAACCAAAGCTAAATGCCGAATACAACCTGCTGCAGAAAGACTTTTACATGAATCCAGAGGCCGTAGACCGGAAGTTTATGGGAGAAAACTATAAGTTAGGTCTCAGCTTCAGCTTACCACTCTTTTTAAGGCAGGAACGCGGCAAACTTCAGCTTACCAAGGTGAAGCAACAAGCCAACAGCCTTGAACTCACGCAAGTAGCACGGGAGGTGGAAAACGGCATTTTGGCTGCTTACAATGAGTGGCTAGCCCTGGAGGAACAAATAAGGCTACAGCAGCAGATGGTAGAGAACGCCACCATACTTCGTAATGGAGAGGTTGTCCGTTTCCAGAATGGTGAGAGCTCTTTGTTCCTGGTAAACTCCCGCGAGATGAAACTAATGGAGGCACAGGTGAAGCTGTTTAACCTCAGAACAAAGTATGCCAAGGCTAGAACTTTCCTTTACTGGTCCGCAGGAAGTATAGAGGTAAACTAA